A single region of the Vicia villosa cultivar HV-30 ecotype Madison, WI linkage group LG4, Vvil1.0, whole genome shotgun sequence genome encodes:
- the LOC131597797 gene encoding uncharacterized protein LOC131597797 → MKRKRSSLQTPQHIDSTDLYLDDYCWEYVFKFVFNDDDDDRGSDFKSLSLVNKQFLSITNRLRLSLTVWKPTCRLLSRLFPRFINLISLDLSCYHGVVNNLLVQISRYPLKLTTLNLSNQPNIPARGLRAFSRNITTLTSLICCNIASLSVSDLLLISHCFPLLQELDLSNTYSISVKLNGSMSMVFPKLRKLNLSGHINRYMNDAWLLHFCKNSEFLEELVLLLCSFLTQHGIASAIRERPTLKSLSIHLISSNGNISSHLIDSLVSLKDLVCLDLSYSRISDDLLSSIATRGLPLKKLVLQYCYGYSYAGIFSLLSKCQCIQHLDLQGADFLNDQHVINLSLFFGHLVSINLSNCKMLTQLSLLSLVSNCLSLSEINMNYTKSGNGRDAVNYNFFKDFVVSPQLKSLHLGGHSWLTDECIKTFASIFPNLELLDLRLCHNISGEGICQVLRRCCKIRELNLYGCSGVKLHEMNFEVPKLKVLNLSLTSVDNEALYVISKSCSGLLRLLLVECNGVRKKGIMHVVKNCPKLREINGVLWTRWWYYQGHR, encoded by the coding sequence ATGAAACGTAAAAGATCTTCTCTCCAAACTCCACAGCATATTGATTCAACAGATTTATATTTAGATGATTATTGCTGGGAATATGTTTTCAAATTCGTCTTCAACGACGACGATGACGACAGAGGTTCCGATTTCAAATCTCTTTCGCTAGTCAACAAACAATTTCTCTCCATTACTAATCGTCTACGCCTCTCTCTCACAGTATGGAAACCAACATGCCGTTTACTCTCTCGCCTCTTTCCGAGGTTCATCAATCTCATCTCCCTCGACCTCTCCTGTTACCATGGTGTCGTCAACAACCTTCTCGTCCAAATCTCTCGTTACCCATTGAAACTCACTACGCTCAATCTCTCCAACCAACCTAACATTCCAGCACGCGGCTTGAGAGCATTCTCCCGAAATATTACAACTCTAACCTCTCTCATTTGTTGCAACATTGCTTCTCTATCTGTTTCCGACTTGCTTCTTATCTCTCATTGCTTTCCTCTCCTTCAGGAACTTGACCTTAGTAACACTTACAGTATCAGTGTTAAGCTAAATGGTTCTATgtcaatggtgtttcctaagctgCGCAAACTTAATCTCTCTGGTCATATCAATAGATACATGAACGACGCATGGCTTTTACACTTTTGTAAGAATTCCGAGTTTCTTGAAGAACTTGTCTTATTGCTATGTTCATTCTTAACTCAACATGGCATTGCTTCGGCCATCCGTGAGAGACCAACTTTGAAGTCTCTATCAATTCATTTGATATCAAGCAATGGCAACATTAGTTCACACTTAATTGACTCTCTCGTGAGTTTGAAGGACTTAGTTTGTCTGGATTTGTCATATTCGCGTATCTCCGATGATTTGCTTTCCTCTATTGCAACGAGAGGTCTTCCTTTGAAAAAGCTTGTCCTCCAATATTGTTATGGATATAGTTATGCTGGAATCTTTTCTTTGTTATCCAAGTGTCAATGTATACAACATTTGGATCTTCAAggtgctgattttttgaatgatcAACATGTTATAAACTTGTCTTTGTTTTTTGGTCATTTAGTGTCTATAAACCTCAGCAATTGTAAGATGCTCACGCAATTATCTTTGCTTTCACTCGTAAGTAATTGTCTTTCACTTAGTGAGATCAACATGAATTACACAAAGAGTGGGAATGGGAGAGATGCAGtgaattataattttttcaaGGATTTTGTTGTAAGCCCTCAATTAAAGTCTCTTCATTTGGGTGGCCATTCATGGCTAACAGATGAATGCATCAAAACATTTGCTTCCATTTTCCCCAATTTGGAGTTGCTTGATTTAAGGCTATGTCATAACATATCTGGAGAAGGTATTTGTCAAGTTTTAAGGAGATGTTGTAAGATTAGAGAGTTAAACTTATATGGTTGTTCAGGAGTGAAGCTGCATGAAATGAACTTTGAAGTTCCTAAATTGAAGGTGTTGAACTTGTCACTTACAAGTGTCGACAATGAAGCACTTTATGTGATTTCAAAGAGTTGTTCTGGACTTTTGCGATTGTTACTGGTAGAATGTAATGGTGTGAGAAAGAAGGGAATCATGCACGTAGTAAAGAATTGCCCGAAGCTCAGGGAGATCAACGGTGTGTTGTGGACGAGATGGTGGTATTATCAAGGTCATCGTTAA
- the LOC131597798 gene encoding uncharacterized protein LOC131597798, which translates to MLFIDDCFLLLEELDISITRFIFRQAFSLALSKLRKINLCDNYYMSNELLFHLFKNCKLLEEVNIVRCWGITLSDIATSLRERPTLMCINLSYCKRLTESSLFKLVSNCPSLTEIKMEWTSIGKESMILNCGPQPQLHL; encoded by the coding sequence ATGTTATTCATTGATGATTGCTTCCTTTTGCTCGAAGAACTTGACATCAGTATTACACGGTTCATATTTCGACAGGCTTTTTCATTAGCACTTTCCAAACTCCGCAAAATTAACCTGTGTGATAATTACTATATGTCAAATGAATTACTTTTCCACTTGTTCAAGAATTGTAAGCTTCTCGAAGAGGTTAATATCGTTAGATGTTGGGGCATAACACTGTCTGACATTGCAACCTCTCTCCGCGAGAGGCCAACATTGATGTGTATAAACCTTAGTTATTGTAAAAGACTCACCGAATCATCTTTGTTTAAACTCGTTAGTAACTGTCCTTCACTTACTGAGATCAAAATGGAATGGACATCTATTGGAAAAGAGAGCATGattttaaattgcggtccgcaacCGCAATTGCACCTGTAA